One part of the Eulemur rufifrons isolate Redbay chromosome 16, OSU_ERuf_1, whole genome shotgun sequence genome encodes these proteins:
- the LOC138397054 gene encoding C-type lectin domain family 4 member A-like isoform X2, with protein MALKITSAQVRFKNGSNSSGTNSESPAVFFQKCSQLPEEKSTTKQPIHTALECVKKNLTMAEKVWSCCPKNWKSFSSKCYFIATESKSWNESEKACSRMEAHLLVINTKDEQDFIIQNLDKHSAYFVGLSDPKGQRRWQWVDQTPYNKSATFWLPDEPSNRNERCVVLQTRYSSWGWNDVPCFQSQRSVCEMMNIYL; from the exons ATGGCTTTGAAAATCACTTCTGCTCAAGTGAGGTTCAAAAATGGATCCAACTCCTCAGGCACCAACTCAGAGTCTCCTGCAG ttttctttcaaaaatgttctcAGCTTCCTGAAGAAAAAAGTACTACAAAACAGCCAATTCATACAGCATTGGAGTGTGTGAAAAAAAATTTGACCATGGCAG AGAAAGTCTGGAGCTGCTGCCCCAAGAACTGGAAGTCATTTAGTTCCAAATGCTACTTTATTGCTACCGAATCAAAATCTTGGAATGAGAGTGAGAAGGCCTGCTCTAGAATGGAGGCTCACTTGCTGGTGATCAACACCAAGGACGAGCAG GATTTCATCATCCAGAATCTAGATAAACACTCTGCTTATTTTGTGGGACTGTCAGATCCGAAGGGTCAGAGACGTTGGCAATGGGTCGATCAGACGCCGTACAACAAAAGCGCCAC aTTCTGGCTTCCGGATGAGCCCAGTAATCGCAATGAGCGTTGTGTTGTACTACAAACTCGCTATTCATCATGGGGCTGGAATGACGTTCCTTGTTTTCAGTCTCAAAGGTCAGTTTGTGAGATGATGAACATCTACTTATGA
- the LOC138397054 gene encoding C-type lectin domain family 4 member A-like isoform X3, whose amino-acid sequence MALKITSAQVRFKNGSNSSGTNSESPAAPKERTTSNKSNPSFPKLFWASLLILFLLLKISFFIAFIKKVWSCCPKNWKSFSSKCYFIATESKSWNESEKACSRMEAHLLVINTKDEQDFIIQNLDKHSAYFVGLSDPKGQRRWQWVDQTPYNKSATFWLPDEPSNRNERCVVLQTRYSSWGWNDVPCFQSQRSVCEMMNIYL is encoded by the exons ATGGCTTTGAAAATCACTTCTGCTCAAGTGAGGTTCAAAAATGGATCCAACTCCTCAGGCACCAACTCAGAGTCTCCTGCAG CTCCCAAGGAAAGGACCACCTCTAACAAAAGTAATCCCAGTTTTCCCAAGCTGTTTTGGGCCTCATTGCTGATACTTTTCCTGCTATTgaaaatttcattctttattgcTTTTATCA AGAAAGTCTGGAGCTGCTGCCCCAAGAACTGGAAGTCATTTAGTTCCAAATGCTACTTTATTGCTACCGAATCAAAATCTTGGAATGAGAGTGAGAAGGCCTGCTCTAGAATGGAGGCTCACTTGCTGGTGATCAACACCAAGGACGAGCAG GATTTCATCATCCAGAATCTAGATAAACACTCTGCTTATTTTGTGGGACTGTCAGATCCGAAGGGTCAGAGACGTTGGCAATGGGTCGATCAGACGCCGTACAACAAAAGCGCCAC aTTCTGGCTTCCGGATGAGCCCAGTAATCGCAATGAGCGTTGTGTTGTACTACAAACTCGCTATTCATCATGGGGCTGGAATGACGTTCCTTGTTTTCAGTCTCAAAGGTCAGTTTGTGAGATGATGAACATCTACTTATGA
- the LOC138397054 gene encoding C-type lectin domain family 4 member A-like isoform X1, translating to MALKITSAQVRFKNGSNSSGTNSESPAAPKERTTSNKSNPSFPKLFWASLLILFLLLKISFFIAFIIFFQKCSQLPEEKSTTKQPIHTALECVKKNLTMAEKVWSCCPKNWKSFSSKCYFIATESKSWNESEKACSRMEAHLLVINTKDEQDFIIQNLDKHSAYFVGLSDPKGQRRWQWVDQTPYNKSATFWLPDEPSNRNERCVVLQTRYSSWGWNDVPCFQSQRSVCEMMNIYL from the exons ATGGCTTTGAAAATCACTTCTGCTCAAGTGAGGTTCAAAAATGGATCCAACTCCTCAGGCACCAACTCAGAGTCTCCTGCAG CTCCCAAGGAAAGGACCACCTCTAACAAAAGTAATCCCAGTTTTCCCAAGCTGTTTTGGGCCTCATTGCTGATACTTTTCCTGCTATTgaaaatttcattctttattgcTTTTATCA ttttctttcaaaaatgttctcAGCTTCCTGAAGAAAAAAGTACTACAAAACAGCCAATTCATACAGCATTGGAGTGTGTGAAAAAAAATTTGACCATGGCAG AGAAAGTCTGGAGCTGCTGCCCCAAGAACTGGAAGTCATTTAGTTCCAAATGCTACTTTATTGCTACCGAATCAAAATCTTGGAATGAGAGTGAGAAGGCCTGCTCTAGAATGGAGGCTCACTTGCTGGTGATCAACACCAAGGACGAGCAG GATTTCATCATCCAGAATCTAGATAAACACTCTGCTTATTTTGTGGGACTGTCAGATCCGAAGGGTCAGAGACGTTGGCAATGGGTCGATCAGACGCCGTACAACAAAAGCGCCAC aTTCTGGCTTCCGGATGAGCCCAGTAATCGCAATGAGCGTTGTGTTGTACTACAAACTCGCTATTCATCATGGGGCTGGAATGACGTTCCTTGTTTTCAGTCTCAAAGGTCAGTTTGTGAGATGATGAACATCTACTTATGA